In Trichoderma atroviride chromosome 2, complete sequence, one DNA window encodes the following:
- a CDS encoding uncharacterized protein (BUSCO:EOG092D2NES), whose amino-acid sequence MTPTRASTTRRSTCSLPLSSSPPDIAQGLKLDQALESLGAGDQGIMFGYATDETPELFPLTLQLAHKLNAAMSAARRDGSLPWLRPDTKTQVTVEYKHDNGAVVPIRVDTVVVSAQHSADITTEQLRKEILEKIIKTTIPAKYLDDKTIYHIQPSGLFIIGGPQGDAGLTGRKIIVDTYGGWGAHGGGAFSGKDFSKVDRSAAYVGRWIAKSLVAAGLARRALVQLSYAIGVAEPLSIYVDTYGTSDKSSDELVKIIRDNFDLRPGVIVRELDLTRPIYLQTAKNGHFGTNQSFTWEQPKQLKF is encoded by the coding sequence ATGACTCCGACAAGGGCTTCGACTACAAGACGCTCAACCTGCTCGTTGCCATTGAGCAGCAGTCCCCCCGACATTGCCCAGGGTCTCAAGCTCGACCAGGCCCTCGAGAGCCTCGGTGCCGGTGACCAGGGCATCATGTTCGGCTATGCCACCGACGAGACCCCCGAGCTCTTCCCCCTCACCCTCCAGCTCGCCCACAAGCTCAACGCTGCCATGTCTGCTGCCCGCCGTGACGGCTCCCTGCCCTGGCTGCGCCCCGACACCAAGACCCAGGTCACCGTCGAGTACAAGCACGACAACGGCGCCGTTGTCCCCATCCGCGTCGacaccgtcgtcgtctctgcCCAGCACTCTGCCGACATCACCACCGAGCAGCTCCGCAAGGAGATCCTCGAGAAGATCATCAAGACCACCATCCCCGCCAAGTACCTTGATGACAAGACCATCTACCACATCCAGCCCTctggcctcttcatcatcggtGGCCCCCAGGGTGACGCCGGTCTGACCGGTCGCAAGATCATTGTCGACACCTACGGTGGCTGGGGTGCCCACGGTGGTGGTGCCTTCTCCGGCAAGGACTTCTCCAAGGTCGACCGATCTGCCGCCTACGTCGGCCGATGGATCGCCAAGTCTCTGgtcgctgctggccttgCCCGCCGTGCCCTTGTCCAGCTCTCATACGCCATTGGTGTTGCCGAGCCCCTCTCCATCTACGTCGACACCTACGGCACCTCTGACAAGTCTTCTGACGAGCTTGTCAAGATCATCCGTGACAACTTCGATCTCCGACCTGGTGTCATTGTCCGCGAGCTGGACCTGACCCGCCCCATCTACCTCCAGACTGCCAAGAACGGTCACTTTGGTACCAACCAGTCTTTCACCTGGGAGCAGcccaagcagctcaagtTCTAA
- a CDS encoding uncharacterized protein (EggNog:ENOG41), whose translation MGPLEILELDTPNFFVSAGITRQACDDWLRRFHEGSFTPLPEQSNSSYSVCVGQDQDRILQFRLKSSPLDADAINLARRIYGSSVPAVVVEAQLGDDDGEKPPVLVYSIDCMRGTDYSSFLLYRDKHMLSSMEMNAACRRNLTRDFAHFFAAAWNSPRQLCSEDRAVEKQTHINNLQSLLCLPVEFHPIIQACIKQMDAVMRLPMVVYHTNLSKESFTVDHECQLVGILSWSRLAIGPFGLNLHMLEEISGDFSLQYGRSDFFDHKDLQCLFWDSLSRAVGGLTPRKTRSIKVAMIVGFLQRWGLAWKLATYPDPELASTVDEISQFNLAVMRSYLIDPTTRFEGVKELLA comes from the exons ATGGGTCCCCTAGAAATTCTCGAGTTGGACACTCCCAACTTCTTCGTCTCGGCGGGCATCACTCGCCAGGCCTGCGACGACTGGCTCCGCCGCTTCCACGAAGGCAGCTTCACGCCCCTCCCAGAGcaaagcaacagcagctacTCGGTCTGCGTCGGCCAAGACCAGGATCGCATTCTGCAGTTCCGGCTCAAGTCGTCTCCTCTGGATGCGGACGCCATCAACTTGGCACGGCGAATCTATGGATCCAGCGTACCGGCTGTTGTGGTCGAGGCCCAGctgggcgacgacgacggtgaGAAGCCGCCAGTGCTGGTGTATTCAATAGATTGCATGCGCGGGACTGATTATTCGTCATTTTTGTTGTATCGTGATAAACACATGCTCTCGTCGATGGAGATGAATGCTGCTTGCCGCAGAAATCTGACGAGAGATTTTGCACA TTTCTTCGCTGCAGCATGGAACTCTCCTAGACAACTCTGCTCAGAAGATCGCGCCGTGGAAAAACAGACGCACATCAACAATTTACAGAGTCTATTATGCCTACCAGTAGAGTTCCATCCCATTATTCAAGCGTGTATCAAGCAGATGGATGCCGTCATGCGCCTACCCATGGTGGTATACCATACAAACCTTTCCAAAGAAAGTTTTACCGTAGACCACGAATGCCAGCTGGTCGGCATCCTGAGCTGGTCGAGACTTGCCATTGGGCCCTTTGGGCTCAACCTCCACATGCTCGAAGAAATCTCCGGAGACTTTAGCTTGCAATATGGCCGATCCGACTTTTTCGACCACAAAGACCTGCAATGCTTATTCTGGGATTCCCTTTCGAGGGCGGTGGGCGGCTTGACCCCAAGAAAGACTCGTTCCATCAAAGTGGCAATGATTGTTGGGTTTTTGCAGCGCTGGGGGCTTGCGTGGAAGCTTGCCACGTACCCGGACCCGGAACTTGCTTCGACTGTTGATGAGATTTCGCAGTTTAACCTGGCGGTGATGAGGTCCTACCTCATAGACCCGACGACGAGGTTTGAAGGGGTAAAAGAGCTATTGGCGTGA
- a CDS encoding uncharacterized protein (EggNog:ENOG41) gives MNTSSSSTALGSSMRSHMDITPKDNTPTLPSPPPAYTPPQTAPALALLRRQMRESFIMGRSSIADSVLDVMSPEEDDADDDEGFSAISLRINTSVRISSNNNLVCLNDTPASHANAIAKAVVQAIQENSSGQCGIPMIDEDGRPRPVKIEVDAGITVEGSGNIVGNEEVVNQVLRMRSLRRKRSADEDESDDASTQPTKRRRGETSGSSNSNNSP, from the coding sequence ATGAAtacctcatcctcatcaacaGCCCTGGGCTCTTCCATGAGGAGCCACATGGACATAACCCCCAAGGACAACACTCCAACTCTCCCCTCACCTCCTCCCGCATACACTCCTCCCCAGACAGCGCCAGCACTGGCCCTGCTACGACGCCAGATGCGAGAATCCTTCATCATGGGCCGCTCGTCCATCGCCGACAGCGTGCTGGACGTCATGTCTcccgaagaagacgacgcagacgacgacgagggctTCTCGGCGATTAGTCTCCGGATCAACACCTCTGTCCGCATctccagcaacaacaacctCGTCTGCCTCAACGAcacgccagccagccacgccaacgccatcgccaaggctGTCGTCCAGGCTATCCAGGAGAACAGCTCCGGCCAGTGCGGCATCCCCATGATTGACGAAGACGGCAGGCCCCGACCTGTCAAGATTGAGGTCGACGCCGGCATCACGGTGGAGGGCTCGGGCAACATTGTGGGCAACGAGGAGGTGGTGAACCAGGTTCTTCGCATGCGCAGCCTGAGACGCAAGAGGTCAGcagacgaggatgagagcGACGATGCATCCACCCAACCAACAAAGCGACGCCGTGGAGAAaccagtggcagcagcaacagcaacaattcTCCTTGA